The following proteins are encoded in a genomic region of Brachypodium distachyon strain Bd21 chromosome 1, Brachypodium_distachyon_v3.0, whole genome shotgun sequence:
- the LOC100831318 gene encoding WD repeat-containing protein 74 encodes MPRLTSVESPGCPPLRAITTDVLGLVKVVEARARPAGVAKVVETWGEPDASRSILVASLADRAVDPVLAVARKNGVVELLNPLNGDALAAVKSSWPEQTDGAAGDDPLVALHLFKKQAPDSSTLGTFLACTDKGKACVRSVAKENTASDLDVGPSSTWDVCNAGKLQFSSVDAGENYAMFGGKGIEVNLWDITSCSKIWSAKCPRANSLGIFTRPWFTAGTFLCKDDHRKIVACTNNHQVRLYDTASQRRPVISVDFRESPIKAVVEDPDGHTIYIGTGTGDLASFDMRTGKLLGCYVGKCCGSIRSIVKHPELPLIASCGLDSYLRIWDTNTRQPLSAVYLKQHLTTVVIDSHFSAEESEETKSKLPESSMVAEATVRREKKKKNQLVEEDEEGSRMVKPDDNDAETVTRKEKKKKKNRMVADDEEGTRMVDPDDSDAKTVRKENKKKKSRMVSEDEEGTQMADPDDSYAEMYAPKRIKSGERSKGTKKKSKKQQVA; translated from the exons ATGCCGCGGCTCACTTCGGTGGAGAGCCCTGGCTGCCCGCCGCTCCGCGCCATCACCACCGACGTCCTCGGCCTCGTCAAAG TCGTCGAGGCCCGCGCTAGGCCGGCGGGCGTCGCCAAGGTCGTCGAGACTTGGGGCGAGCCCGACGCCTCCAGGTccatcctcgtcgcctccctcgccgaccgcgccgtcgacccc GTTTTGGCTGTGGCAAGGAAGAATGGTGTG GTTGAGCTGCTAAACCCCCTCAATGGAGATGCTCTGGCCGCTGTCAAGTCCTCCTGGCCAGAGCAAACTGACGGAGCTGCCGGAGATGATCCCCTAGTTGCGCTCCATCTCTTCAAGAAACAGGCGCCGGACTCGTCCAC GCTGGGAACATTTCTTGCTTGTACGGATAAGGGAAAAGCATGTGTGAGATCGGTCGCAAAGGAGAACACAGCGTCTGACTTGGATGTTGGGCCATCAAGCACATGGGATGTGTGCAATGCGGGTAAATTGCAGTTTTCTTCAGTAGATGCCGGTGAAAACTATGCGATGTTCGGAGG GAAAGGTATAGAGGTGAACTTGTGGGATATCACATCTTGTAGTAAGATATGGTCTGCTAAATGT CCTCGAGCGAACAGTCTTGGTATATTCACCCGACCTTGGTTCACTGCTGGAACTTTCTTGTGCAAGGATGATCACCGTAAAATTGTAGCCTGCACAAATAATCACCAG GTTCGTCTGTACGATACTGCCTCGCAAAGAAGACCTGTCATTTCAGTTGATTTTAGGGAGTCACCAATCAAGGCAGTTGTTGAGGATCCAGACGGACATACCATCTATATTGGGACAGGAACAGGAGATCTCGCTTCCTTTGACATGAGAACAG GAAAACTACTTGGATGCTATGTTGGTAAATGCTGTGGAAGTATTAGATCGATTGTTAAGCATCCAGAGCTGCCTTTGATAGCATCTTGCG gattggacagctaCTTGCGCATCTGGGACACAAATACAAGGCAGCCGCTTTCTGCG GTCTATCTCAAGCAGCACCTCACGACCGTGGTTATAGATTCACATTTCTCAGCTGAAG AATCTGAGGAGACTAAATCCAAGCTGCCAGAGTCTTCGATGGTTGCTGAAGCTACAGTCagaagggaaaagaagaaaaagaatcaaTTGGTTGAAGAGGATGAGGAAGGAAGTCGAATGGTCAAACCTGATGACAATGATGCTGAAACAGTCAccagaaaggaaaagaagaaaaagaaaaatagaatggTGGCAGATGATGAGGAAGGAACTCGAATGGTTGATCCTGATGACAGTGATGCGAAAACAGtcagaaaggaaaacaaaaaaaagaagagcagaATGGTTTCAGAGGATGAGGAAGGAACTCAGATGGCCGACCCCGATGACAGTTATGCTGAAATGTACGCCCCGAAGAGAATAAAGTCTGGCGAAAGAAGCAAAGGTactaaaaagaaaagcaagaaGCAACAAGTTGCCTAG